The Plantactinospora sp. KBS50 sequence CCGACCACGATGCGCCGGGGGCGGGGCCGGCCGCGCGCCGGCGGGAGCGGTCAGCGCAAGGGGTACCCGAGCCGCCGTGACAGCGCGGCCGTCTCCACCAGCAGGAGCGCCGACAGTTGGCCCACGACCGGCCGGAACCGCTCCAGTGGCCCGCAGACGCTCATCACCGCGGTCACCGAGCCCTTGGCGTCGAAGATCGGGGCGGCCACCGAGCCGGCGCCCTCCTGCCGCTCGCCGAGGGAGGCCGCGAAGCCCTGGCTGCGGATGGCGGTCAGGGTGTGCCGCAGCGAACCGACATCCACGTCGGAGAGCGTGGCGAGATACCGCTCGCGGTCGGCCTCGTCGAGAAAGGCCAGGAACGCCTTTGACGATCCGCCGATGTGCAGCGGCACCTGAAGGCCCAGCGGGACGGTCATCTTGACCTCCCTGGCCGGGGTGGTCTGATCCACATAGGTCCGGGACATCCCGGCCCGGATCGACAGGGTGGCCGTCTCCCCGGTGCGCTCCACCAGCCGGCGCATCGGCTCCTGGGCGAATTCGCGCAGGTTGATCCGGGACAGGTACGCCTCGCCCAGCGCCAGGGCGGTCGGGCCGAGCGAGTAGCGGCGAGTCTCTGGATCGAAGCCGATCAGGTCGCTGGTGCGCAGCGTGTTGAGGATTCGGTGCACCACCGCCTTGGGCAGACCCAGGCGGCCGGCGATCTCGGTGACGCCCAGCGCCCCCGAGTCGATCCGGGTGAACAGCAGCAGCACGTCGATCCCGCGCTCCAGCGCGCCGATGGTCTGTCTCTCCACCGAACCCGTCGCGGTCATTCGACTTCCCTCCGGCACTGCCGTGCCCGTCCCGCCCCAGCCACCGGGCTGCGGCGCTTCGTGATATTACCGTCATGACCTGGCCGACTCATCGT is a genomic window containing:
- a CDS encoding IclR family transcriptional regulator, with protein sequence MTATGSVERQTIGALERGIDVLLLFTRIDSGALGVTEIAGRLGLPKAVVHRILNTLRTSDLIGFDPETRRYSLGPTALALGEAYLSRINLREFAQEPMRRLVERTGETATLSIRAGMSRTYVDQTTPAREVKMTVPLGLQVPLHIGGSSKAFLAFLDEADRERYLATLSDVDVGSLRHTLTAIRSQGFAASLGERQEGAGSVAAPIFDAKGSVTAVMSVCGPLERFRPVVGQLSALLLVETAALSRRLGYPLR